The Verrucomicrobiia bacterium genome includes a region encoding these proteins:
- a CDS encoding phage terminase large subunit, producing METISQTFNACFEPVFFSKDRHIHIWGGRGRGGSHFGTDYFLFKIMQPDYFRGCFMRHVFGDIRNSLWKDFKDRIEENGIDESLFDFNESLMTATYRPTGNSIISKGFRKSSGTHSAKMKSLAGMTHVLIEEAEECSEEEFNQLDDTLRTVKVDTIQIICLFNPPSKNHWLIRRFYNLTESEYKGYYTAEKKQIDGFTSIHTTYRDNISNMNRTTVEKFMAYGNPSSHLYNPDHYYTMVEGLVSEGAKGRIFRDWKFIKSMPDEGYDMYYGLDFGYSSDPVALVEIQEHNNKAYARELIYMAGLTNPELSRLMEDIGVDKSLCIYADSAEPKSIQELQDLGWFVEPALKGTDSVNAGIKYIQSKIVHLTEDSPNAALEYQEYKWALDKEKNPTDRAEDKNNHFMDAFRYGLYTHSHRSYEYYIG from the coding sequence ATGGAAACGATTAGCCAAACCTTCAACGCGTGCTTCGAGCCTGTCTTTTTCTCAAAGGACAGGCATATCCATATTTGGGGAGGCCGCGGCCGCGGAGGATCTCACTTTGGTACTGATTATTTCCTTTTCAAAATAATGCAGCCTGATTACTTCCGGGGCTGCTTCATGCGGCACGTCTTCGGGGATATCCGCAATAGCCTTTGGAAGGACTTCAAAGACAGGATAGAGGAAAACGGCATCGATGAATCGCTATTCGACTTTAACGAAAGCCTGATGACGGCCACCTACAGGCCAACGGGAAACAGTATTATCTCAAAAGGCTTCAGGAAATCCAGCGGCACACATAGCGCAAAGATGAAGTCTTTGGCGGGCATGACCCATGTGCTGATAGAAGAAGCCGAGGAATGCAGCGAAGAAGAATTTAACCAGCTGGACGACACACTAAGAACCGTCAAGGTCGATACCATCCAGATTATTTGCCTGTTTAACCCTCCATCAAAAAACCACTGGCTGATCAGGCGATTCTACAATCTGACAGAAAGCGAGTACAAAGGGTATTATACAGCGGAGAAGAAACAAATCGACGGATTTACCAGCATACACACCACCTACAGGGATAATATTTCCAACATGAACCGGACTACCGTAGAAAAGTTCATGGCGTATGGAAACCCAAGCAGCCATTTATACAATCCGGATCATTATTATACGATGGTAGAGGGCCTCGTATCAGAAGGCGCAAAGGGCCGCATTTTCCGGGATTGGAAGTTCATCAAGTCCATGCCCGATGAAGGATACGATATGTATTACGGTCTTGACTTCGGTTATTCCAGCGATCCGGTCGCCCTGGTTGAAATACAGGAGCATAACAATAAGGCCTATGCCCGCGAACTAATCTACATGGCTGGCCTGACCAATCCCGAACTTTCGCGCCTTATGGAAGATATCGGCGTAGATAAATCATTATGCATCTACGCCGATAGTGCAGAGCCAAAAAGTATTCAAGAACTTCAGGATCTCGGATGGTTTGTGGAACCGGCATTGAAAGGAACCGATAGCGTAAACGCTGGGATAAAATACATTCAGTCAAAGATTGTGCATTTGACCGAAGACAGCCCCAACGCAGCACTTGAATATCAGGAATACAAATGGGCGCTTGACAAGGAAAAGAACCCGACTGACAGGGCAGAAGATAAGAACAACCATTTCATGGATGCTTTCAGGTACGGACTTTATACGCATTCACACCGGTCATACGAATACTATATAGGATGA
- a CDS encoding phage portal protein — translation MNILKKLVRQFSGQPAPEGGNLLNQILYAYMGNGGIVWYNEDKRVFVRTGYQMNADVYSIISSIIGKTILAPPVVYRIVDEKALAGYKGLKNNQDPFIRTKANAFRKKALEEISDTELEARLLNPNENQSWQEFAGNTVGFHLLTGEYMWYMQQPGEDSINAGKPVAMYNMPPQYVQQVAGTWQQPVQGYKMSIGNLTIEIPADQVIHVADFNPEYDLYGGHLRGQSPLRAAIKTVQQNNEGIQSLASAFCNSGAAGFVFNEGPDAGSPKSIEYMSQLQAKIDKEIAGSRNRGRIFATNGKIGWHQIGMSPVDLNIIDSLKYDRQTLCNVYHWPSILMGDRANAAQSNYQEARKAGITDAVLPELDKLALGINKHLVPLYGKGLYVGFNTDVYEELQEDLKKLSEWLKESDWLTYDEKREAMGYEELGLPGMDEPLMPTSKMLLSQAMTPIPEPDPSGENDAYDNAQPNRA, via the coding sequence ATGAACATATTAAAAAAATTAGTCCGGCAGTTCAGCGGGCAGCCTGCACCGGAAGGGGGCAACCTGCTAAACCAGATCCTTTACGCATATATGGGGAACGGCGGCATTGTGTGGTATAATGAGGATAAGAGGGTATTCGTAAGGACGGGCTACCAAATGAACGCCGATGTATATTCGATCATATCCTCTATTATCGGAAAGACCATTCTTGCGCCCCCTGTGGTTTACAGGATAGTTGACGAAAAAGCCCTGGCAGGGTACAAGGGGCTGAAAAACAATCAAGACCCATTCATCAGAACAAAGGCAAATGCCTTCCGTAAGAAGGCCCTTGAAGAAATCAGCGACACGGAACTTGAAGCAAGACTGCTCAATCCCAATGAAAACCAAAGCTGGCAGGAATTTGCTGGAAATACAGTAGGATTTCATCTTCTCACCGGGGAGTATATGTGGTACATGCAGCAGCCTGGGGAGGATAGCATTAACGCAGGCAAACCGGTAGCAATGTACAATATGCCACCTCAATATGTCCAGCAGGTAGCGGGCACCTGGCAACAGCCGGTCCAGGGGTATAAAATGAGCATCGGAAACTTAACAATTGAAATCCCGGCTGATCAGGTAATACATGTCGCCGACTTCAATCCGGAGTATGATTTGTACGGAGGGCATTTAAGAGGGCAGTCGCCGCTCAGAGCAGCGATAAAAACCGTCCAGCAGAATAACGAGGGTATCCAGTCCCTTGCTTCAGCCTTTTGTAATTCAGGAGCCGCGGGGTTTGTATTCAATGAAGGGCCCGATGCTGGATCTCCAAAGAGTATTGAATACATGTCACAGCTCCAAGCGAAGATCGATAAAGAAATTGCCGGTTCCAGGAACAGAGGCAGGATATTCGCCACAAACGGAAAAATAGGCTGGCATCAGATTGGCATGTCACCGGTGGACCTTAATATCATAGACAGCCTGAAATATGACCGACAAACGCTTTGCAATGTATATCATTGGCCCTCGATTCTCATGGGCGACCGGGCGAATGCAGCGCAAAGCAATTACCAAGAAGCCAGAAAAGCGGGAATAACCGATGCGGTTTTACCAGAGCTGGACAAGCTGGCGTTAGGAATCAACAAACACCTTGTGCCGCTGTACGGGAAAGGCCTTTATGTGGGATTCAATACCGACGTATACGAAGAACTGCAGGAGGACCTTAAGAAATTATCGGAATGGCTGAAAGAAAGCGACTGGCTGACGTATGATGAAAAGCGCGAGGCAATGGGTTATGAGGAATTAGGATTACCCGGGATGGACGAGCCCTTAATGCCCACAAGCAAGATGCTTTTAAGCCAAGCTATGACACCAATCCCTGAGCCTGATCCATCGGGAGAAAACGACGCATATGATAACGCACAGCCAAATAGAGCGTAG